A single region of the Arthrobacter sp. zg-Y20 genome encodes:
- a CDS encoding RDD family protein, with translation MVDRSDIGSWLEGPPSDESTWPGKGLGRPRTGPGSIARVGPRLGALVIDWAIASLIAYWLFGGDDFAILGIFAVEQIVLVSLLGYSIGHRVFSLQVQKMDGRAAGIPAGIVRTLLLCLVLPAVVFDADQRGLHDRAMGTVLVKVKH, from the coding sequence GTGGTCGATAGAAGCGATATAGGTTCCTGGCTGGAAGGCCCTCCCTCCGATGAGAGCACCTGGCCGGGCAAGGGCCTTGGCCGGCCCCGGACGGGTCCGGGTTCAATAGCCCGCGTAGGGCCACGCCTGGGAGCGCTGGTCATTGACTGGGCCATCGCTTCGCTGATTGCCTACTGGCTTTTCGGCGGTGACGACTTCGCGATCCTCGGCATCTTCGCCGTCGAACAGATCGTCCTGGTCAGCCTGCTCGGCTACAGCATCGGCCACCGTGTGTTCAGCCTGCAGGTGCAGAAAATGGACGGCCGGGCCGCGGGTATTCCGGCCGGCATTGTCCGCACCCTGCTGCTGTGCCTGGTGCTCCCGGCTGTTGTATTCGACGCCGACCAGCGCGGACTGCACGACCGTGCCATGGGAACCGTCCTGGTGAAGGTTAAACACTAA
- a CDS encoding NAD-dependent epimerase/dehydratase family protein codes for MKLLILGGTAWLGHRTALAAAAEGHQVTCAARGISGAPPSGAAFLSIDRDADGGLAEAAGQQWDAVIDVSRQPGQVRRAVRDLADAADFYVFVSTGNVYASQKECGQDEDAPLLPPLTSDVMESMESYGPAKVACEQAVTSGFGPSRRAIVRAGLIGGPGDTSGRSGYWPMRFAHPADAGGRVLVPEAGAQPTQLIDVRDLAQWLVDLARERTAGIFNAVGDTVPLAQHLAAAAAASAAAGPGTLLPEHEPASTGAAGEERGSAVAVAQQWLREQGVGEWSGPRSLPLWLEDQDWQGMNARSNARARRAGLTLRPLEQTLADTLAWEENEGIDRPRGAGLSGNEERELLARLDAGPGAVTAGRGKAES; via the coding sequence ATGAAGCTCCTTATTCTCGGCGGCACCGCCTGGCTTGGACACCGCACCGCACTGGCGGCCGCCGCGGAAGGACATCAGGTCACCTGCGCAGCGCGCGGCATCTCCGGCGCCCCGCCGTCCGGGGCCGCGTTCCTGTCAATTGACCGCGACGCCGACGGCGGCCTGGCGGAAGCGGCAGGGCAGCAGTGGGACGCGGTCATCGACGTGTCCCGGCAGCCCGGGCAGGTCCGGCGGGCCGTGCGGGACTTGGCCGATGCGGCGGACTTCTACGTATTTGTGTCCACCGGGAACGTCTATGCCAGCCAGAAGGAGTGCGGGCAGGACGAAGATGCACCGCTGCTGCCACCGCTGACATCCGACGTCATGGAGTCCATGGAGAGCTACGGCCCGGCCAAGGTGGCCTGCGAGCAGGCCGTGACGTCCGGGTTCGGCCCGTCGCGCCGGGCGATCGTGCGGGCGGGGCTGATCGGCGGTCCCGGCGACACCTCCGGGCGCAGCGGATACTGGCCGATGCGCTTCGCGCATCCCGCCGACGCCGGCGGCAGGGTCCTGGTGCCCGAGGCCGGCGCGCAGCCCACACAGCTCATCGATGTGCGCGACCTCGCCCAGTGGCTGGTGGACCTGGCCCGGGAACGCACCGCGGGGATTTTCAACGCCGTGGGGGATACCGTTCCCCTGGCGCAGCACTTGGCCGCCGCCGCCGCCGCCTCCGCGGCCGCAGGGCCCGGAACACTGCTGCCGGAGCACGAACCGGCAAGCACCGGTGCGGCCGGGGAGGAACGGGGCAGCGCCGTCGCCGTCGCCCAGCAGTGGCTGCGTGAGCAGGGTGTGGGGGAATGGTCCGGTCCCCGCTCGCTCCCGCTGTGGCTGGAAGATCAGGACTGGCAAGGCATGAATGCCCGCTCGAATGCGCGGGCGCGCCGGGCAGGGCTGACGCTCCGGCCCCTGGAGCAGACCCTTGCGGACACACTGGCCTGGGAAGAGAACGAAGGCATCGACCGGCCCCGCGGCGCCGGTCTGTCCGGCAACGAAGAGCGGGAACTGCTGGCGCGCCTTGATGCTGGCCCAGGCGCGGTCACGGCTGGACGGGGAAAGGCCGAGTCCTAG
- a CDS encoding DUF4191 domain-containing protein: protein MAKSTDSDASQTPRKGAFSRKPKGEKKPKKQGRMKQMVDIFKMTRRNDPNVVWLMLGAFFGIIAVGLLIGLLIDNWITLLIIAIPLGLLAAVFILSRRAERAAFSQIEGQPGASGAALSVLRRGWILEEQPVAVNPRTQEAVFRAIGRPGIVLVTEGSPTRARALADGERRRMNRIAPKVPVTVIQTGNGEGQVPLAKVAPTAKKLPKQLTKQEVAAVNQRLSALGTRLPIPKGIDPYRARPDRKATRGR from the coding sequence ATGGCCAAAAGCACTGATTCCGACGCATCCCAGACCCCCCGCAAGGGCGCCTTTTCCCGCAAGCCGAAGGGGGAAAAGAAGCCCAAGAAGCAGGGGCGCATGAAGCAGATGGTGGACATCTTCAAGATGACCCGCCGGAATGACCCGAACGTTGTATGGCTGATGCTTGGTGCCTTCTTCGGCATCATCGCCGTGGGCCTGCTGATCGGCCTGCTCATCGACAACTGGATCACACTGCTGATCATCGCCATCCCGCTTGGCCTGCTCGCCGCGGTGTTCATCCTGTCCCGGCGCGCAGAGCGGGCGGCGTTCTCGCAGATCGAAGGACAGCCCGGTGCCTCCGGTGCAGCCCTGAGTGTGCTCCGCCGCGGCTGGATCCTCGAAGAGCAGCCCGTTGCGGTCAACCCGCGCACCCAGGAAGCGGTGTTCCGCGCCATTGGCCGTCCCGGCATTGTCCTGGTCACCGAAGGCTCCCCGACCCGCGCCCGTGCACTGGCCGACGGCGAACGCCGGCGCATGAACCGCATCGCCCCCAAGGTTCCGGTCACCGTCATCCAGACCGGAAACGGTGAAGGGCAGGTCCCCCTGGCCAAGGTGGCCCCCACGGCCAAGAAGCTGCCCAAGCAGTTGACCAAGCAGGAAGTCGCCGCCGTCAACCAGCGTCTCTCCGCACTGGGAACCCGGCTGCCGATCCCCAAGGGCATTGACCCCTACCGTGCCCGCCCGGACCGCAAGGCTACCCGCGGACGCTAG
- the glnA gene encoding type I glutamate--ammonia ligase — protein MFKNADEVLKFIADEQVKFVDIRFTDVPGVQQHFNVPAKTVDADFFVNGQLFDGSSIRGFQGIAESDMQLIPDVTTAFLDPFRIEKTLALNFSIVNPRTGEPYHRDPRGVAERAEAYLASTGIADTAFFGSEAEFYIFDNVQYESAPKGSFYKVDSIEAPWNSGREEDGGNLGNKTPYKGGYFPVAPVDKQADLRDAISVELDNVGLAVERAHHEVGGAGQAEINYKFTTLTHAADDLQKFKYIVKNVADAWGKSATFMPKPIFGDNGSGMHCHQSLWNGGEPLFYDEKGYAGLSDLARWYIGGLLKHASAVLAFTNPTVNSYRRLVKGFEAPVNMVYSQGNRSAAIRIPITGSNPKAKRLEFRAPDPSSNPYLAFSAQLMAGLDGIKNRIEPADPIDKDLYELPPEEAKHIQKAPGSLEEALVALENDNEFLQAGGVFTQDMIDSWIEYKREYEILPLAMRPNPFEFELYYGV, from the coding sequence ATGTTCAAGAACGCGGACGAAGTCCTCAAGTTCATCGCTGACGAGCAAGTGAAGTTCGTCGACATCCGATTCACCGACGTTCCCGGAGTGCAGCAGCACTTCAACGTGCCGGCCAAAACCGTAGATGCCGATTTCTTCGTCAACGGTCAGCTGTTCGACGGCTCATCCATCCGCGGCTTCCAGGGCATCGCCGAATCCGATATGCAGCTCATCCCGGACGTCACCACGGCGTTCCTGGATCCGTTCCGCATCGAGAAGACGCTGGCACTGAACTTCTCCATCGTGAACCCCCGCACCGGTGAGCCGTACCACCGGGATCCGCGCGGCGTGGCCGAGCGTGCCGAGGCCTACCTCGCGTCCACCGGCATTGCCGACACGGCGTTCTTCGGTTCCGAGGCCGAGTTCTACATCTTCGACAACGTCCAGTACGAATCCGCCCCGAAGGGCAGCTTCTACAAGGTGGATTCCATCGAAGCGCCCTGGAACAGCGGCCGCGAGGAAGACGGCGGCAACTTGGGCAACAAGACCCCGTACAAGGGTGGCTACTTCCCGGTGGCTCCGGTTGATAAGCAGGCCGACCTGCGCGACGCCATCAGCGTGGAGCTGGACAACGTGGGCCTCGCCGTCGAACGGGCCCACCACGAGGTCGGCGGCGCCGGCCAGGCCGAAATCAACTACAAGTTCACCACGCTGACGCACGCCGCCGACGACCTGCAGAAGTTCAAGTACATCGTCAAGAACGTCGCCGATGCCTGGGGCAAGTCCGCCACCTTTATGCCGAAGCCGATTTTCGGTGACAACGGTTCGGGCATGCACTGCCACCAGTCGCTGTGGAACGGCGGCGAGCCGCTGTTCTACGACGAAAAGGGCTACGCCGGCCTTTCGGACCTGGCCCGCTGGTACATCGGCGGCCTGCTCAAGCACGCTTCGGCTGTGCTGGCCTTCACCAACCCGACGGTCAACTCCTACCGCCGCCTGGTCAAGGGCTTCGAAGCACCGGTGAACATGGTCTACTCGCAGGGTAACCGTTCCGCCGCCATCCGCATCCCGATCACCGGCTCCAACCCGAAGGCCAAGCGCCTCGAGTTCCGCGCACCGGATCCCTCCTCCAACCCGTACCTTGCTTTCTCGGCCCAGCTGATGGCAGGCCTGGACGGCATCAAGAACCGCATTGAGCCGGCGGACCCGATTGACAAGGACCTCTACGAGCTGCCGCCCGAAGAGGCCAAGCACATCCAGAAGGCTCCGGGTTCCCTCGAAGAGGCACTGGTCGCCTTGGAGAACGACAACGAGTTCCTGCAGGCCGGCGGCGTGTTCACCCAGGACATGATCGACAGCTGGATCGAGTACAAGCGCGAATACGAGATCCTGCCCCTGGCCATGCGCCCGAACCCGTTCGAGTTCGAGCTCTACTACGGCGTGTAG